A stretch of the Halomonas sp. BDJS001 genome encodes the following:
- the atpE gene encoding F0F1 ATP synthase subunit C produces the protein MEMVYLSAAIIIGLGALATGIGFALLGGKLLESTARQPELGDQLQTKTFIMAGLLDAVPMIGVGIAMYLIFVVAG, from the coding sequence ATGGAAATGGTTTATCTATCAGCTGCCATCATCATCGGTCTGGGCGCACTGGCTACCGGCATTGGCTTCGCTCTATTGGGCGGCAAACTGCTTGAGTCAACTGCACGTCAGCCTGAACTGGGTGACCAACTGCAAACCAAAACCTTCATCATGGCCGGTCTGCTTGACGCCGTTCCGATGATCGGTGTTGGTATTGCGATGTACCTGATTTTCGTTGTTGCCGGTTAA
- the atpB gene encoding F0F1 ATP synthase subunit A: protein MAAGNEVSSTYYIQHHLQNLTFGNHPVNGWSLANTAEEAREMGFWAIHLDTMGWSIAMGLLFIWVFRKAGKMATTGVPGGLQNAVEMVVEFIENLVKATFHGRNPNIAPLALTLFVWILLMNTLKIIPVDYFPVLFAKLGVDYMKIVPTTDPNATLGMALGVFGLIIYYSLKVKGVGGFAKELSLTPFNHWALIPFNLVLEIIGLLVKPLGLGLRLFGNMFAGEVIFILIALLPFWAIWLLDVPWAIFHILVVTLQAFIFTTLSVVYLSAAHEHH, encoded by the coding sequence ATGGCCGCAGGAAACGAAGTCTCTTCGACTTACTATATCCAGCACCACTTGCAGAACCTGACCTTTGGTAACCACCCCGTCAATGGCTGGTCACTGGCTAACACTGCAGAAGAAGCACGCGAAATGGGCTTCTGGGCCATTCACTTGGATACCATGGGCTGGTCAATCGCCATGGGGTTGCTGTTTATTTGGGTATTCCGCAAGGCGGGAAAAATGGCGACCACGGGCGTACCCGGTGGGCTACAAAATGCGGTTGAGATGGTGGTCGAGTTTATCGAAAACTTGGTAAAGGCTACTTTCCATGGGCGTAACCCAAACATTGCTCCGCTGGCGCTAACGCTGTTTGTTTGGATTTTGCTGATGAACACGCTGAAGATTATTCCAGTGGATTATTTTCCGGTGTTGTTCGCCAAGCTTGGCGTCGACTATATGAAAATTGTCCCAACGACAGATCCTAATGCCACACTAGGCATGGCGTTAGGCGTGTTTGGCCTGATTATTTATTACAGTCTTAAGGTGAAAGGGGTAGGTGGTTTCGCCAAAGAGCTGTCACTAACCCCTTTCAATCACTGGGCGCTGATCCCTTTCAACCTAGTACTCGAAATTATTGGCTTGCTGGTGAAGCCGCTAGGTCTTGGTCTACGTCTTTTCGGTAACATGTTTGCCGGTGAAGTGATCTTTATTCTGATCGCCCTGCTGCCGTTCTGGGCTATCTGGCTATTGGATGTGCCGTGGGCCATCTTCCATATCTTGGTGGTCACTCTGCAGGCCTTCATTTTTACAACGCTATCGGTTGTCTATCTGAGCGCTGCTCACGAACACCATTAA
- a CDS encoding ATP synthase subunit I, with product MQRYETQRRKAYIIRLAIAQLIITFVGMLAAYLVADVKGMSSVFKGALVALLPHAFFIQRMGVFHARRRTRGAMHLFRAEAGKFGLTVALFVAVFVAAPPSNPALFFYAYVAVVLTHWLTPWLMPRDRTTN from the coding sequence ATGCAGCGATACGAAACCCAGCGACGAAAAGCCTATATCATTCGACTCGCGATTGCGCAGCTGATCATTACCTTCGTAGGCATGCTGGCAGCCTACTTAGTCGCAGACGTTAAAGGCATGTCATCGGTATTCAAAGGCGCTTTGGTAGCCTTATTGCCCCACGCCTTTTTTATTCAGCGAATGGGGGTTTTTCACGCTAGACGCCGAACACGAGGAGCTATGCACCTGTTTCGTGCTGAAGCAGGCAAGTTTGGTTTGACGGTGGCACTGTTTGTTGCAGTATTTGTTGCAGCGCCTCCCTCAAACCCTGCTTTATTTTTTTACGCTTACGTCGCGGTTGTTCTAACGCATTGGCTCACGCCCTGGCTGATGCCTAGAGATCGCACAACTAATTGA
- a CDS encoding ParB/RepB/Spo0J family partition protein: protein MTRKPALGRGLDALIGAGARRRDSLELAGSGTPLELTDAARSAATDDVSEDRLERLPLGQLTRGKYQPRRDIQPEALEELADSIRAQGVMQPIVVRPIGVDRYEIIAGERRWRAAQLAELDVIPAVIREVSDEVALALALIENIQRENLNAIEEAMALKRLGEEFELTQQQIADAVGKSRTQVANLLRLLALDPEVQTLLERGDLDMGHARALLTLNSTQQRQVAHEVVNNDMTVRATEALVKKVQTSQAPTKTPSRQIKQPDVAKLETHLGELLGAPVSIDHGQKGKGKLTIRYTSLEELDGILNHIK from the coding sequence ATGACGCGTAAACCCGCGCTGGGACGTGGCCTGGATGCCCTGATTGGTGCCGGTGCCCGTCGCCGTGACAGCTTAGAACTTGCCGGTAGCGGCACCCCGTTGGAGCTTACTGACGCCGCGCGTAGCGCCGCGACCGACGACGTTAGCGAAGATCGCCTTGAACGCCTGCCGCTAGGGCAATTAACCCGTGGTAAATACCAGCCGCGTCGGGATATTCAGCCCGAAGCGCTAGAAGAACTGGCGGACTCCATTCGCGCCCAGGGCGTTATGCAGCCCATAGTGGTGCGCCCCATCGGCGTCGATCGCTACGAAATTATTGCCGGTGAGCGCCGCTGGCGGGCAGCTCAACTCGCCGAGCTCGACGTTATCCCCGCGGTGATCCGCGAAGTCAGTGATGAAGTTGCTTTGGCGCTGGCGCTGATCGAAAACATTCAGCGTGAAAACCTCAATGCCATTGAAGAAGCCATGGCCCTAAAACGGCTGGGTGAAGAGTTTGAGCTTACCCAGCAGCAGATTGCGGATGCGGTGGGTAAGTCGCGCACCCAGGTGGCTAACCTTCTAAGGTTGCTGGCGCTGGATCCCGAAGTGCAAACCCTGCTTGAACGCGGTGACCTGGATATGGGCCACGCACGGGCGTTACTGACGCTGAACAGCACTCAACAGCGGCAAGTGGCTCACGAGGTGGTCAATAACGACATGACCGTGCGGGCCACCGAAGCGCTGGTGAAAAAAGTCCAAACCAGCCAAGCGCCGACTAAAACGCCTAGCCGGCAAATCAAACAGCCCGATGTGGCAAAGCTTGAAACCCACCTTGGCGAGCTGCTCGGGGCGCCTGTATCCATTGATCATGGGCAAAAAGGAAAAGGTAAATTAACGATACGTTATACAAGCCTTGAAGAATTGGATGGCATTTTAAATCATATTAAATAG
- a CDS encoding ParA family protein: MSQIIALTNQKGGVGKTTSAVNLAASLAALDRRVLLVDLDPQGHASMGSGIDKYELDKSVLDVLLGEATATDTIVKKLAVKYDVLPGNGDLTAAEVELLDREKSESCLTTALASVSDAYDVVLIDCPPSLNMLTVNALTASDSVLIPLQCEFYALEGLSALLDTVEQIKQNVNPDLAIAGILRTMYDKRTSLTREVDKQLRDYFGDMLLKTTIPRNVKVAEAPSHGLPVTQYARFSRGSQAYRVLAKEMIRRLAL, encoded by the coding sequence GTGAGCCAGATCATTGCCCTGACCAACCAAAAAGGCGGCGTGGGCAAGACCACCTCAGCCGTTAACCTGGCGGCCAGTCTCGCTGCGCTCGACCGTCGCGTACTGCTGGTGGATCTTGATCCCCAAGGCCATGCCAGCATGGGCAGCGGCATCGATAAATACGAGCTCGATAAAAGCGTGCTTGATGTGCTACTGGGCGAAGCAACGGCCACTGATACCATTGTCAAAAAGCTGGCGGTCAAGTACGACGTGCTACCGGGAAACGGCGATCTCACCGCCGCTGAAGTCGAACTTTTAGACCGCGAAAAAAGTGAAAGCTGCTTAACCACTGCGCTTGCTTCGGTCTCAGATGCGTATGATGTCGTTCTGATCGATTGCCCGCCCTCTTTGAACATGCTGACCGTCAATGCGTTAACGGCGTCGGATAGCGTGCTGATCCCTCTACAGTGTGAGTTCTATGCACTGGAAGGGCTATCGGCACTGCTCGATACCGTTGAGCAGATTAAGCAAAATGTGAATCCTGATCTGGCGATTGCAGGCATTTTGCGCACCATGTACGACAAGCGCACCAGCCTAACCCGGGAAGTGGATAAGCAACTGCGTGACTATTTTGGCGATATGCTGTTAAAAACGACCATCCCGCGTAACGTGAAAGTTGCTGAAGCACCAAGCCATGGGCTGCCCGTGACGCAATATGCCCGGTTCTCCCGGGGTAGCCAGGCCTATCGTGTGTTGGCGAAAGAGATGATTCGTCGCCTAGCGTTATAA
- the mnmG gene encoding tRNA uridine-5-carboxymethylaminomethyl(34) synthesis enzyme MnmG — protein MNYPDRFDVIVIGGGHAGTEAALASARMGCQTLLLTHNIETLGQMSCNPAIGGIGKSHLVKEIDALGGAMGLATDLGGIQFRVLNARKGPAVRATRAQADRIRYKAAIRGLLENQPNLTIFQQAAGDLIVDNDTVRGVVTETGIRFHADSVVLCTGTFLGGVIHIGLDQSKGGRAGDPPSNALAERLRALPFRVDRLKTGTPPRIDAKTVDFSQLEEQPGDSPTPVMSYLGTREMHPQQVSCHIAHTNQQTHDLILANLDRSPMYSGVIEGIGPRYCPSIEDKVHRFADKSSHQVFIEPEGLDTHELYPNGISTSLPFDVQIQVVRSIKGLENAHITRPGYAIEYDFFDPRDLKHSLETKFIHNLFFAGQINGTTGYEEAGAQGLLAGLNAARRSMELDAWYPRRDEAYLGVLVDDLITMGTKEPYRMFTSRAEYRLLLREDNADLRLTETGRELGLVNDTRWAAFSQKREAIEQETARLSTLWIQPGSPAAQQVAEKTGAPLTREYRLSDLLKRPELNYSDLANLPGIEGTLVSDPAVAEQVQIQAKYQGYIDRQQDEIDKLKRHEATPLPAELDYLKVEGLSNEIRQKLAEARPETLAHAARISGVTPAAVSILLVHLKKRRLVAAAEVVNG, from the coding sequence TTGAATTACCCCGACCGCTTTGACGTGATTGTCATCGGCGGTGGCCATGCGGGAACCGAAGCCGCACTGGCCTCTGCTCGCATGGGCTGTCAGACCCTGCTGCTCACCCACAACATCGAAACCCTGGGCCAAATGTCGTGTAACCCTGCGATTGGCGGGATTGGCAAAAGCCATTTGGTCAAGGAAATTGATGCCCTGGGCGGCGCCATGGGGCTTGCCACGGACTTGGGTGGCATCCAGTTTCGCGTGCTCAACGCCCGTAAAGGGCCTGCCGTTCGGGCCACCCGTGCCCAGGCTGACCGCATTCGTTACAAAGCGGCGATCCGCGGCCTGCTGGAAAACCAGCCCAACTTGACGATCTTCCAGCAGGCCGCTGGCGACCTGATTGTGGATAACGACACCGTACGAGGGGTCGTCACGGAAACCGGTATTCGCTTTCATGCCGACAGCGTCGTGCTGTGTACCGGCACGTTTTTGGGTGGCGTGATTCACATTGGTCTGGATCAAAGCAAGGGGGGGCGCGCCGGTGATCCGCCTTCCAATGCGCTGGCCGAACGGCTGCGCGCTCTGCCATTTCGCGTTGATCGTCTGAAAACCGGCACACCACCGCGGATTGATGCCAAAACAGTGGATTTTTCTCAGCTGGAAGAGCAGCCTGGTGATAGCCCTACGCCGGTGATGTCCTACCTGGGAACGCGGGAAATGCACCCTCAGCAGGTGAGTTGCCATATTGCTCACACCAATCAGCAGACTCATGATCTGATTCTGGCCAACCTTGACCGCTCGCCGATGTATTCCGGCGTCATCGAAGGAATCGGACCACGCTACTGCCCGTCGATTGAAGACAAGGTTCATCGCTTTGCCGATAAATCCAGCCACCAGGTGTTTATCGAACCCGAAGGCTTGGATACCCATGAGCTCTACCCCAACGGCATATCGACTTCGCTACCCTTTGACGTACAGATTCAGGTGGTGCGTTCCATTAAAGGCCTGGAAAACGCCCATATCACCCGGCCTGGCTACGCCATTGAGTACGACTTTTTTGATCCACGGGACTTAAAACACTCGCTGGAAACTAAATTTATCCACAACCTGTTTTTTGCTGGCCAGATCAACGGCACCACCGGCTACGAAGAAGCTGGTGCCCAAGGTTTGCTGGCAGGCCTGAACGCTGCACGTCGCTCTATGGAGCTCGATGCCTGGTATCCCCGCCGCGATGAAGCCTATCTCGGTGTGCTGGTCGATGACCTGATCACCATGGGCACCAAAGAGCCCTACCGGATGTTTACTTCTCGTGCGGAGTACCGCTTGCTGCTACGGGAAGACAATGCCGATCTGCGCTTGACCGAAACAGGTCGTGAGTTGGGCCTGGTTAACGACACTCGCTGGGCTGCGTTTAGCCAAAAACGTGAAGCCATTGAGCAAGAAACCGCGCGGCTGAGCACCCTGTGGATACAACCGGGAAGCCCAGCGGCGCAACAAGTGGCGGAAAAAACCGGTGCACCCCTTACCCGCGAGTATCGGTTGAGCGATCTGCTAAAACGTCCTGAACTGAATTACAGTGATCTGGCCAATCTACCCGGTATCGAGGGCACCCTGGTTAGCGATCCGGCCGTTGCCGAGCAAGTGCAGATTCAGGCTAAATATCAAGGCTATATCGATCGTCAGCAGGATGAGATCGATAAACTCAAACGCCACGAAGCTACGCCACTGCCTGCGGAGCTGGATTATTTAAAAGTGGAAGGTCTGTCTAACGAAATTCGCCAAAAGCTGGCTGAAGCACGGCCGGAAACCCTTGCTCATGCGGCGCGGATTTCAGGCGTTACCCCGGCAGCCGTCTCTATTTTGCTGGTGCATCTGAAAAAGCGCCGGTTGGTAGCAGCAGCTGAGGTAGTTAACGGATGA